CCAGGTCCAGTGGCATCGGTACCCTCTGGGTTGTGGTCAATATGGCGCTTGCCGCCGGCATCACCTTCGGAATCACGTACCAGATGCAAAACAGAAAAATGGACCAGATTCTCCAGGGACGAACCGACTCCCAGAAGAAACTGATCGAGGCGACACACGCCTCCGAAGAGTTCAAGCATCGACTGACCCAGACCGACAGCATCCTGGAAACCCTGAAGAAGAAGGAGGCCGGGACAGGAATGATCATCAACAACCTGATCCATTCGAAAAAAGAGCTCGCTTCACAAATGACCGCCAAGGAAAAGGAATGGCGGGAGGAAAAGGAACTCCTGTTGAACCGGATCAAGGCTCTGGAGACGACCAATGCCCGGTTTCTGGCGCGACTCGCCTCCTCGGACCAAAGCGCGATCCGAGCGCCGGTGGATGCGGTCAAGGAATCGCCGGCCATGGAAAGAAACACGGAGAAGTGGTATCTCGACCAGGCACGGAACGTCGAACGATCGAAAGATCGGTCGGGATGTCTCGATGGCGACTGCGTCCTCGGCAAGGGAACCTGGCTTTTCGACAATGGCGATGTCTACATCGGTTCGTGGAACAATAGCCTCAAGGAAGGACAAGGGCTGTACCTGTACGCCCATGGGGCCTATTATTTCGGAGGTTGGTCCCTGGATCTCAAGCATGGCCGTGGAAGTTACCAATATGCCAATGGACACCGTTTCGAAGGGGAATGGCAGGACGGACAACGTCATGGCAAAGGAAAAGAACTGTTGACCAACGGCAAAACCGTCCGGGGTGTATGGACCAAGGGACGGAAGGATTCATGATCGTTTGCGGCGATGGACCATGGCAGGAAGGTTGCCCATGAATCTGTTGGAACGACTGTTGTATCGTGACGGTTTGATGCTCATCATCGACAAACCGGGGGGGTGGGTCGTTTACGGCGCGGGTGCGGGAGGAAAAAACCTGGAACCATTGTTGACCACCCTTCGGTTTGGCCTTCCCCGGTCCCCCGCGTTGGTCCATCGCCTGGACCGGGGCACCAGTGGCTGCCTGATACTGGGGCGGCACCCCAAGGCGACACGTCGCTTGAACCGGTTGTTCTCCGAACATCGGATCGAAAAACGGTATTGGGCCATGGTTCACGGAAAGCCGCCAAACGATCAGGGAATCATCGATGAACCGCTGCGCGAGGTTGAAAAATCACGTACCGGTCCAACCATGGTGGTCGATCCGGGAGGACAGCCCGCCATCACCCGATACCGACTGTTGGATCGGGTGGATCGGGTATCCTGGCTGGAACTGATGCCCATCACGGGCCGGACCCATCAACTGAGGGTGCATTGTGCGTATCTTGGTTGTTCCATCATTGGAGATTTTCGTTATGGGAGGGATTCGGGAATCCCCTTGCACCTGCACGCACGACAAATCATTGTTCCACTCCATCCCAACCGCCCCGCCATCGATGTCACCGCCCCCCCACCGGGACACCTCCGTGAATGGCTGACCCGCATGCCCAACCATCGGGAATTCCTTGACGACACCCCCTGATCCACGCGAAATAATCATGGAGGCGGAATCATGTCGCCTGAACACACCTTTCACCCGACGGAAACGATCCCATGAAACCGAAACTGCCGGATGATTCGCTTTTCTTGTCGCCACCGGGAGCCCCATGGAAAAGGGCTGTCGGTCTCCTGTTCCCGGTATTGGCCGTTCTGTTGCCCTTGAGCGCCAGTCCGGCGGAAGAAAAACAGACACAGGCGGAGCTGCCGGTCGTTGAGGTATCTCTCTACTCCAGCGGCGTCGGTTATTTTCGCCATGCCGGCGACATCGAGGGTCCAGTCACGGTCTCTCTTCCCTTCAAGGAGGAAGAAATCAACGATGTCCTGAAATCCCTGGTCCTTGAAACACCGGACAACGAGCCAACCGGATTTGTCGTGTTTCCGTCACAGCAACCGCTGGATCGACTGCTCAAAGGATTTCTGGTCGATCTTTCCGGCCACCCTTCCCTGGCGGAAATCCTGATACAACTTCGTGGAACACCGATCCGGACCGTTCATCAGGGCAAGGAAATCCAGGGTCGAATCCTGGGAATGGAACAACGCCCCGTGGGTCTGACAGGAAAGGAAAACGAGGCAACGATCGATTGGTTTCTCAATCTTGCCACCCATGATGGCGTCAAGGCCATCGCGGTTCGTGATCTGGAAGAAATACGCCTGATCCGTGGAGAAACACTTGGCGATCTGTCCAAGGCACTCGACGCCATGGAACAGGCGGGGGGGCATGAACGGAAAAATCTGCAACTCTCCTTTCCCGGATCGGGAAAACGTCGGGTCGAAGTCGGCTATATCGTCGAGACCTCCCTTTGGAAAAGCGGGTATCGTCTCCAACTTTCCGTGGCATCGGCCCCCTCGTCCCAGGCATCCCTCCAGGGATGGGCCATTGTGGAAAACCAGACCGACAACGACTGGTCGGACATTCGTCTGTCCCTGGTCAGTGGTCGTCCCATTTCCTTCATTCAGGAGTTGTATTCCCCGCGATACGCCAATCGTCCACGGGTACACCCACGGGAAGATGACGAACTGGCGCCAGTCCGTCATGAATCTGGAATCTCCTTTTCATCGGTCCAGGAAAAAACCGTCAACCGTATGGCCAATGCCGCGCCCGCACCGGAGGCACTCGGCGCAACCGCGCAACCACCTCGTGAAGCGGTCCTCGCATCGAACACCGATGAAACGGGCACTTTTTCCGGAAAGGAAACGCTTCTGGCCTCATTGAGCGATGTCCGGGAAAACGTTTCGGTCCGCTTCGAGGTTGAGAAGGTCAACCTTCCGCGCCGTCGCGGGGCCATGATCCCCTTTTTTTCCCATTCCATCCCCATGGAACGAATCAGCCTTTTCAATGCCCGCCACCATGCCACCCGTCCATTTCGTGGTCTTCTCCTGGAAAACGTCAGCCCACGACATCTTCCGGCAGGTCCGGTCACCCTGTTTGAAGGGGAACGGTATGCCGGCGACGCCCTGCTCGACGATCTTTCCCCGGGACAAAAGGGATTGTTGACTTATGCCCTCGATCATGAGATCCAGGTACTGGTCGCACCGCGTTCCACCTCCGGTCGTCTGACCTCCGGACGGATCGCCAAGGGAATCCTGAAACTGACACGACGCAACCTTTCCCGT
The Magnetococcales bacterium DNA segment above includes these coding regions:
- a CDS encoding RNA pseudouridine synthase, with amino-acid sequence MAGRLPMNLLERLLYRDGLMLIIDKPGGWVVYGAGAGGKNLEPLLTTLRFGLPRSPALVHRLDRGTSGCLILGRHPKATRRLNRLFSEHRIEKRYWAMVHGKPPNDQGIIDEPLREVEKSRTGPTMVVDPGGQPAITRYRLLDRVDRVSWLELMPITGRTHQLRVHCAYLGCSIIGDFRYGRDSGIPLHLHARQIIVPLHPNRPAIDVTAPPPGHLREWLTRMPNHREFLDDTP